Genomic window (Candidatus Nitrosocosmicus franklandus):
ATGGAATGCCGAGTTCACTTAAAACAGTACATAACACAATACAATATGTACTCTAATCTTCGATCTTGTTACCATTTGTTTTTATCCTTGATATTTCAGGGATCATCCATATGAATTTTGTGTGTATACAGTTATTACTCTGATCAGCCTCGCATTGGAGTTCTCCATTCACGTAAAATACATCAACTAGGACTTTCTTCTTTACATCCTTTAGCGTAATTCTGTTGCCTTCGTAAGAATCAACCGAAAGGGATGGAGCTACTCTCGATAGAAATTCTTCTTTCTCAATGTATACTTTAAGGAAATCGTTAACATACTCTTTGATATTGAGTCTCTTTTGAATCGCTCGTTTTTTCAATTTTTCATAATTTTCTAAGAAAATCTCTACGGTAACAACACTTCTACCCCCTCTCTTCACAGGCATACATTTACTAACATGTTATTTTGTTTAATATGTTTTCTCGAAATTTCTATAAATATATACTTAAATACTGGAGTATGCGATAACATGTTAATATATGTTAAGGAGGTTTAAGCTACGAATAATTTTGACGTTTAAACACATAATAACGGCAACCAAGATGATAAAATTTGTTACACGAAAGAAAATCGCTTTCGAGTCGGACCTGCTAAGCTATGTCACCAAATTTACATCCTGCTTCGCGATCGAATTATGCTCAAAGTATTATTTCAAGAAACTTAGTATACTTTTGAGGGTTAATTTTAGAATCGCCTTGCCGGAAATAGATGCTCGAAGATTATTTAGGTGGGTAAATGCAATAATATGTAAATTTTTATTCTTGTTAATTGCCATGACAAGCAAGTTAGTATTATATCTAATAAACGTCATAGCCGGACTTTTTTAAATGGAAAATCTGTATAAAGTATGAATTTCTTTAAACAAAAAGGATTTGTCTATCGGATCACATTACTTTTATATTTGAATAACCATTTCCGACTCGCATAAATCGATACTCAAATTTGCTAGTAATTAACTTCATTATAGACAAAAAATTGGGGTTTTTACAATTGTCTAATCAGATTCTTCTGCATAAATCAATTTCATTTCATCGAAGGTAAGTTTTTCTCCACTAGACATTTTCTTTAATGCTACTTCCTTTAATGAATTCCATAACTCTTGATTTTCCTTATTCTTTCGCATTTTATCTTGCGGTAACTCATGCTTGCTTCTTCTCTCGGTACTGTATCTTCTTTGTCTTTCAGATGAATGCTGTAATCTGTTTTTCTTGAACTCAATTGCATTTAATTGCGTATCCACCATTTCAATTTTCGCTGCTGCTTCTCTAACTTTATGGATTATACCTCTCCTCTCCTCATACAGTGCTTCTCTTTTATTCAATAATTCATCCAAATTTGCCTTGATCTTGCCAATTACTTTGCCAACGTCTGCCTTTTGATCAAAAATCTGATTCATTTTACCTTTGATATCTTCAAACTTTGTTGCCAACGATTTGTATGTATCTTCTTTCTTGTTGATCATTTTTAAGGCATGTAATCTAGTTGCAATTTCTTTTGACTTTAAAACAAGACGTCGTTCTTCGTCCTTTGACAATTTCTTAGTTTGGATATCCTTTTCTATTTGTTCTAATGCCCTAGTTAAATTTGCGATGTTAAATCTATCTCGCCTTGACCTAGGTCCGACACCACTTGAAGCTTTCGAATCTAGGGTTTTCATTCTTTTTCTCTCTGCGATCAGACTGTTCTTCAATTCTGTAAATTTTGCATAATCCGCATCCTTTAATTCATTGATCTGTTTTAGTTTCTGCCTCTCGGCCTCCAATTTTACCCGTTCTTGATCAATAATTTTCTTCGTTTCCTCGATTTTCTGATTGATTTGCTCAATCTGACTTTCGCCTGATTTCTGTTCCTCAATTAGAGATTTTTTAAATTCTAATAAGGTTTTTTGATTTGAATCTATTGTACTATCTATTTTGTTGTCCTTTTTTGTTGTAGAAGCTGAAGCTGCAGTTGACTGTGCTGTAGCTGGATTTCCACTATTCTGTTCTTGAACCACGCCGCTTACAAGCAGTAATGATATGGAAAAATATATTTTTTCTCATTTTCCAGATCGATGATCCTTGATGTCTAAAGGTTACATCTTTAGCTACAAGCTGCAATACAAACAAAACCTTATAAATTATCCACATATGGTTTGATGACACTCAGAAACCTAGTGCCAGGTCATAGAGCCTCTGCTCAACAAGATGGCTCATACCAAGCACCAAATAATTTAAACATATATTTATATTCTATCCTGCAGTTAATTATATGAATACCAATGGATGATTTTGATAAAGATTTTCCAGGCTTTGATTGGAAAAATACTCCAGCTTATAAACATCCAGGGGGAAAGGATTGCCCTTGTCCTAAGCACGAGTATATTAGAGAGCAAATTAATGTTGCCAAGACCCTGAATACAAATAGCAAAAATACTGATAATGATAAAAAACCATCATCTAATGTCACTCTCAAGTTTTGTCCTGATCACTACAATGTATACTTCAAAGAGGTTATTCCTGCCATGCCTTTAAAGTATAGAATAATTACCAAAATTGCATTAAAATTGGGAGCCGTTGTAATTCAACAAATTCCATACATGATGTCCGACAAATGCTTTTATTGTAAATTTGGGTCCGGCGGCTTTGACAAAAAGGTGGAGCTCCCACCTATCTAGTTATATTTAATATCCGACTTTGTAAGGAGATTAGTCACCAGATTATTGTGATTTGAAGCTAGTACCAAGGAAGCGATATTCCTTATTATAATCGATAAGTAAGGTATCCTTTGATTTGATTTTGTATCACAAATGTATCCTGCTATAAAATGCTCTTCGATTTTTTTGTATTTTTTATTCTCCAAGTCTAGTAAGCTTGCGAGGAAAATGCCTATGTCCAAACTTTTCATAAATTCGTTAGCTTTGTTTTGTATCAGGCCTAAATCAGTCCTATAAATTTTGGAATTTCGCACCAAGTAATTTTGAGCTTTGTTATCGATGAAACATGCTCCATTGTCGTGAAGAGTTCTTGTGATCCATCCGACTTGATGGACTATGCCAAAATCATTGCTATTTTTTAAGTATTTATACAAGTTTCCATCTTCAAAATATTCTTCTACTATAACATCTGAATCTATTTGCAGTAGTTTGGGTGTATGAATTCCAATTTTTTCCAGTTCTTTTCTCGCTGAAAATCCTTCATTGCGCAATATGTAATTTCCTGTCTTAAGTGGAGAAGAGGGATGTAATAGGATTAACGATAGAAAAGTAAAACTAAATACTAGCAGATACTCGTGAATATTTTTTATGGACTTATTTCTTTTTATTACGACCTTTTGCCCATCAATGGTCGAAATCGAAATATCTCTTTGCCAATTCACAAAGTGCAAGAATGTTCTTTATAGTAGATGCAATCTCTTTAAATACTTTTAATTAGTGTGATTCCAATACTATTGATGGACATGATTATCCGAATAATACTTGGAAATAGGATTAATTTTCTGAGTTGCCATTAGGTAAGTATTGAAAGAAGGAAGGTTTGTGAACAGGAATCATGAACCATTAATTTATGTCCCAGTATGCGAAACAATCCATTCGTAATACATAATGTTTTGGGTAATTTGCTTACTCTACTGACTGCATATTACTATGAAGTTGCTGTGGCCTTTAGATTATCCTCTCTGTTTTGGATCGATTGTCACCATCAATATAATGAGATGGGTTTTGGCCATGCCTACCGAATCATCTAGTGTAATCCTCAAGCCATCTGACTTGTCTTTTCTCAAATTAATGCGGTGCCAAACAAGATCTATACATCACCTGTTCCCTTAAGCAACAGGTGGTTCAATACTGTTAAAATGGTTGACGATGACGAATTAATTTAAAAGAGATTAATTAATCGATGACTGATGGAGATGTGTTGACTTTATTTAACATTGGAGCAAAGTAGTTCGATATTACGACATAGTTTATAAGGCTTTTTCAATAGGAGAAAATCATTTTGGTGATACCCTGTTTAATTTGTGGATAATTCATTTCCTTGATAACACAAAATACCGTAAACAATCAATTATTGGAAGATTGTTGAGATTCTAAAGTATGTACATGATAAATATAATTTAATTAGGCATCCATTTTACTTTATTGTATAAATCACTATTTCAAAAATAACGATGATTCCAATTTTTTATTTAGTTCTTAAATATATCCTTTGTTGCAAAATCGTATCGTTTAATCATTAATAATTATTGCAACTATTCGTTCTACCTTCCTATACATAGTCCTGACGGCAAGCTAGTTTGGCAATTGTTGTTCGAATAATAATTGTTATTTATATTTACTGGAAGATTGTTTGCATTGTTAATGTCCAATATATTGTTAAACACGTTGTTGAAATCCACTTTGTTTGTTGAGCTTTGAGTATCCAGAAAGATTCCGTTACTTGTATTTAATATATTGTTACCATATATCAAAGAATTTTGAGTATTGATCAAAGTGATACCTGAGAGACGATTTTTGCTAAATTGATTATAGTTTATCTCTGCGTTTTTAGAAGAATGTAATGCCACTCCAATTGTATTTTTACTGACCATGTTATCTGAAATTTGTGAGTTTTGTGAACCAGTAATATAGAAAGCAACCTTGTTGTCATTCACATTTATTTCGTTGACATTGATATTGGTGCTTCCTGATATATAAACACCCGACTGAAATCCGGAAATAATCCCATTACCTGTAATAGTTACATTATTTTGCCCACCTACCATTATTCCTACTTTGTTGCTTTCCATGCCCGGTCCTTTAAGTGAGAATCCGTTCATATCTATCACCGTATTATTTTCTCCAACTATTAGGCCATCTCCATCACAAATCAGATTAGAACCTAATTTTACGTTTCCTTGTACTATCTGACCACAAGCAGGGATTAGATCTGTGGACAAGAGTTGTCCACCATTTGGCAAAGATTGATCACTAGTTGGGAGACCTGACGGCGTCGTATCTCTATCATCCGTTGTTTGATTTTCTTCTTCCAAAGTCAATTCGGTATCTTGAACTTGTGTACTCTCTATCTGATCGCCAGATTGCTCATTACTATTATAGTTACCTGTATTTTGACTAGTAATGATATTCCTTTGAGGGTCAGGTTGATTCGTTTGTGATAAATCAGAATCATTTAAAGTTGAACTTGATACCACTTCCCAGTCAGAAAGAGGTAATTGAATTAGAATAAAGAGCAGAGCGAAGACCACTGAGAATTTTAAGATTTCATTCATATTCTCGTTCCCACGGCGATCAGTCTTTTTCATCGATACAAATCTACAAGAAGTATATTATATCAATATTGCCCTTGTAGTATGATTATAAAAAAGGTATTACAATTTGAATATTATTTATATAGATAGCATATGTGGACATGAATTTTTCACCTCACAACTGATAAATCATATGAGTAGTTCTCTTTATTTCTTTAAATAGTTGTCCTCTAATTCTAAATATTTTTTTCGAATATATTCGTACTCTTCAGGACCAATCTCAGGTGCATTATGGTATAGGTAGTTTTTAGCTATCTCATGGCTCTTGAATTTCTTCCAATTCGATAGGAATTTCGATATGAAATCGTCAATAACTTCCTTATTTGAAATTCCAGTCGAATCTATTCTGAGAGTCTCATTAATTATACAAATCTCTTCTTTGTTGTCTCCGCTTATATATTCAATTGGGATTGGTCTAAACTTCTTTCCTTCTACCTTGTTAGGTATTACAATCGCTATAAATGGATTGTTGCCTGGAACTCGAGACATATCATCATATCCCATAATTATCTTTGAACTATTGAAATTAAAAACTCATTGGATTTATTCTCTTCAATCTTCATGGAGCAAGTAATCCCTCAATTTTTTTGTATAAATAATACACTGTTGCTAAAATCTTTGTTCTCAATCAGCTCGGATTAATTTACGGACCTATCAACAAATATTTATGTGGAAATAAAATACATCTATCTAACAGGGCCGATCGTCTAGCCTGGTAGGATACGGCATTGGCATTGCCGAGGTCGTGGGTTCGAATCCCACTCGGTCCATACTTATAGCAGTGCTAAAATACAGTTTTTACAATAACAATAGGGATCTGAGGGTCACTGGCTCAGCATTAACGGACTGTCTACTGGATAAGGATCCTTACGGCTAATTTATTAATTTGATTACATCTCAACCTATTTGATAAAAGCATTTTGATCGTTTAGATTCATTCTTTGACACTATAATATACCAAACTTATCCAAAAGAATCCTGTAAGAGATCCATCAATAATTGCAAAGGAAATCCAAACTATCCAACAAACCATGTCCGAACATTTGCAATTAATTTAAAAGCAAAAATAGAAAAATGAGATGATAGTTACTATAATCTATAACCATGAGATCAATTAAACTGTTGGGTAAATCTAAATTATAAAGATTGAATGGAGAAAATTACTATCAAAAATCGCTTTCATCTATTCGGTCATCACATGAGCATACCAATTTATATGAAAAACAAATCTGGGGCTAAATATTATATAGATTTTAACGATCTGAATTACCTTATCCAATTTCCCTAGAGTTCATGAACCTTTAGTTAGCGTTTTTTCAACTACAAAGATATCCCAAAATCTGTAGTAGAGCATATGGAGATTGGCTAAATCAATTCTTTGAATTAGAGCATAATATTTCTAGGTTTATAATCTACCTTTCTAAAGACTCATGCCAATTAAGAGATTTTGTGATAGTTGGAACCGCTGATTCAAGCAGAATACGCTGGTCATAATATGTTTAGAAAATTGATTATCAAGTTTCCAAACTATTGTCAAATAGTCTTTAGGATAGTTGCAGTCTGCTGCATGATTTATACAGTTAGTTATGCGATGTCTTTTGAAACATATCGTTGTGGAATTAGTGTGTCTCAATTTTTGATTTGAATCATTAATTTGAATGTAGCCAAACAAGTTATCTGTCAATAATAAAATGAATCGTATCTGGTTCTATAAGAATAATGAGCTAATGAATCCTATACATCAATTTTAGATAAATTATGTAATTCGTGCAAATCAAAATCGAAATTTAAATAATTCTATAGTTACTAGATCCAATAATTTTCTCTGCCTACCTAAAGTGATGATTTCCTTTAATTACTCATTACTCTACTTGATATCATCGGAACTTGTTTTCCCATATAATAATTTACTCCTTTAGGTAGGTATGGTGAAAGAAAAAGTTGTTCCTCTTTCTCCATTGTTATTTTCGACCCAAATGCTACCATCGTGAGCCTCAACAATTGCTTTACTAATAAAAAGACCTAGACCTGTACCACTGCGGCCAGATGTAGTGAAGAATTTTGAGAAAATTTTTGAGAAGAGGTTCGAGTCCAAACCCGTACCAGAATCCCTTACTTTGATAATTACATCTTTCTCGTAGTTTGGATTTCCGTTCTCTTTTATGTGAGTGGGATCAGCTGTAGTGGTGATAATGGTTATCTTACCACTATCAGTGTTTTTGATAGCGTTATCCACCAAGTTGATAATTACTTGTGCAATTCTATCTCTGTCTGCCTTTATGAATACATCATTGTTGTTATTTTCCTGATTCAAGTTAAATCTCAAGATAGTAGAGTTATCATAAATTAGGTCAAGATTTTTCTTATTGCTATATTTAATCTGATTTCTGAAATCCTTGACTATTGTAGATAT
Coding sequences:
- a CDS encoding coiled-coil protein, producing MVQEQNSGNPATAQSTAASASTTKKDNKIDSTIDSNQKTLLEFKKSLIEEQKSGESQIEQINQKIEETKKIIDQERVKLEAERQKLKQINELKDADYAKFTELKNSLIAERKRMKTLDSKASSGVGPRSRRDRFNIANLTRALEQIEKDIQTKKLSKDEERRLVLKSKEIATRLHALKMINKKEDTYKSLATKFEDIKGKMNQIFDQKADVGKVIGKIKANLDELLNKREALYEERRGIIHKVREAAAKIEMVDTQLNAIEFKKNRLQHSSERQRRYSTERRSKHELPQDKMRKNKENQELWNSLKEVALKKMSSGEKLTFDEMKLIYAEESD
- a CDS encoding NosD domain-containing protein, with product MKKTDRRGNENMNEILKFSVVFALLFILIQLPLSDWEVVSSSTLNDSDLSQTNQPDPQRNIITSQNTGNYNSNEQSGDQIESTQVQDTELTLEEENQTTDDRDTTPSGLPTSDQSLPNGGQLLSTDLIPACGQIVQGNVKLGSNLICDGDGLIVGENNTVIDMNGFSLKGPGMESNKVGIMVGGQNNVTITGNGIISGFQSGVYISGSTNINVNEINVNDNKVAFYITGSQNSQISDNMVSKNTIGVALHSSKNAEINYNQFSKNRLSGITLINTQNSLIYGNNILNTSNGIFLDTQSSTNKVDFNNVFNNILDINNANNLPVNINNNYYSNNNCQTSLPSGLCIGR